The DNA region ACAAGCATTGTCATTCTGGTGTGGATCACGCCTCCATGACGACATGCAATCGGCCAACTCGGTCGTCAGTCCAGAGCGACGCTGCCGGACGCGGGGCAGGAACCGGTCCACCGATGAAATCCGCGATGATGCATCCACAACACGACGTCCACGACCCGCAGCAGGCTGACGGTGGACGAAATCTCGGCGCGGTCATCGGAGCAGAGCCAGTTCGGCGCGCAGGACGCCGCGGTCCGCCGCGAGCCGCCGGTGCAGTCGCAGCCACACCATCTTGGGATTGCCGTACAGGCACCTGACGACCCTGCTGTAGACGGGAATGAGGTGAGGGCACTTGCGGGCCATGACCTTGCCGGCGATCACGAAGTCGATGCCCTTCTGCTCGTCCAGCAGGTGCCATGCCCGGTCGGCGGCGTGCCCGTCGGCCACCAGGTCCTCCGCGCGATCGGTGCCCAACTCGACGTCCGTAGGAATCTGGGCGAGTAGGCCGCTGATCTGTCTGCCGAGGTCTCCGTCGAGCAGGCCGATGGCGGCCTCGGCCGGCACGGTCACCGACAGCAGCTGCACCGCGACGAGGTCGTCGGCGGTAATCAGGTTGCGGGTGGTGGGGCGGTCACCGCGACCGGCGAGGCCTCGAACTTGCGACCGCTGTACGGGTGGGGACGGGTGTCGTCGAAGTAGGCGCGCAGGTTGTCGAACGCGTCCTTGGTGCAAATGAGGTCGAGCAGGTCTGCCGCCCTGCGCAGCATGGTATTGCTCTCTGGGCAACAACTGTCGGCGCCCGGCTTCAGCCTGGCCCGGCCGATCTTCTCTGCTCGGGTCTCGTCTTCCACTCGATGCGGTGGGGGAACGGCAACCGCGGTCGTAGATTGGGGTGCTCGCGGCGGTCCTACACGCCCGGCCAGCATGTTGGGATAGCCAACTCGGTCGTCTGGGGGCAGGAGCCGGTCAGCGGCGCGCGGTCGGATTCCCCGGTATTCGAGCCGAGGCGTGGCTCGTACCCTAGCGTTCAAGCCCGGCGAGCAGTAAGGGTCAGTAGCCCAGGGGCGCCCACTGACCATGTTTCGCGTACCGTGATCTCGGAGGAGTGCAGCGGCCGGTCGACAACGGGACGGATGGTGGCCGGGGTGATGTGCTCCTGGTCGTGGTCCCTCCGCGTAGTGGGTGGCGGTCTCGCCAGCCTGCTCGAGTGCCTTGATCAGGCGGGTCACGAGGACGTCCAACCGCTGAGCCTCGACCTCCGCCGCGAGCAGCCGTTCGTGGGTCGTCACCGGCCCGGTGCCCACACCACTGGTGCAGCAGTTCGTGATGGGGCCGGTCATAACACGTGTAGAGGCGGTACTCCCACTCCGGTGATGTCGGCTCTTGCTCCCGAGTGCGGAGGCTGGATCGTGTCCGTGCTTGCACTTGTGGCGAGCCGCCGTCTCCTCCGCCATGACGTGGTCGAGCACGACGGTCGAGTGGGTCCGGCAGGCGGCCTCGGCGATGAGGAGCACGACTTCCCGCCAGCAAAAGACGGTGTACGCCAACGCCGGCCAGCGATTGATTTGGGCCCTGAGCGGGCGCAGAACGTGCCGCGAGTTTACGTTGGCGTGTTCGTTGTCGCGGATCTCCGCATAGGGCAGCCCACCTGCGGGCTGTAGTTAAGGCGTGACGTGAATGTGATCCTCATGTTTGACTGTCGGGCATGCGTGCGGGCCAGGCGCGGCTGGCGATCGATTGTGGAAGCGCCACGACGACCGCCGTGCTGGCGTGGCCGGATGGGTCGTGGTCGCCGTTGTTGTTCGATGGCGAGCCGGGCCTGCCGAGTGCGGTGTTCGTCGCCGACGGCGGGGCGGTCCTGACGGGGCAGCGGGCGTGGCAGGCCGCTCCGGCTGACCCGGGTCGGTTCGTTCCGCTCCCCCGGCGTCCTGCTGATGACCGGCTGGTGGTGGCCGGTGGTGAGGTGGCGCCGGCGGATCTGGTGGCGGCGACGTTGCGGCGGGTCGTTGACGAGGCCCGTGTGGTGGCGGGTGGCCCGGTGGAGGATGTGCGGTTGGTGGTGCCGGCGGGGTGGGGGCCGCGGCGGCGGACGTGGTTGCGGCATGCCGCGCACCGTGCGGGTCTGCCGCAGCCACGGCTTGTGGAGGCGCCGGTGGCGGTGGCCTGCCACCTGCTCGCCGTAGGGGTGCCACTGCCGGTGGGTTCCGTCGTCGTGGTGTGCGACCTGGGT from Micromonospora sp. NBC_01739 includes:
- a CDS encoding DUF6308 family protein, translated to MITADDLVAVQLLSVTVPAEAAIGLLDGDLGRQISGLLAQIPTDVELGTDRAEDLVADGHAADRAWHLLDEQKGIDFVIAGKVMARKCPHLIPVYSRVVRCLYGNPKMVWLRLHRRLAADRGVLRAELALLR